From the genome of Aerococcus urinaehominis:
TCAATGCGACAGACTGTGCTGACTATCTAGCGGCCAAGGGTGTACCGTTTAGAGATGCTTACCAGCAAACCGGTGACATTATCCAATACTGTATTGAAAATGATGAGACTTTGGAGAGTTTAAGTGTGGCTGAGTACAAGCAATTCAATCGTCAATTTGAGGAAGATATTTATGATGCCATTGATCTGAAGAATTGCACTTTTCGTCGTAATGTGCCAGGTGGACCAGCCCCAGAGCGGGTCAAGGACCATATTAAGGCAGTCACAAGTTATTTTGGCCTTGATTTGAGCCAGCAATAAAGTTGCTCCCAGGCTTGACTTTTTAAGGAAAGCTAAACTATAATCAGACATATAAATATTGAACATCTATGAAGCAAAGAGTAGCAGGCGTCAACTCGATTAGCGAGGTAAGGACTGGTGAGAGCTTACCCAGAGCGTTTGTGAACTGCATTGTGGAGATGGTCCGGTCAAATCATAGCCGGATTCGCAGAAATGCGTTAAAATTTTCGAGATTATAGGCCTAGTGTCTATAAACAAGAGTGGTATCGTGGGAAGAACCCGCCTCTTATTGAGGGGGTTCTTTTTGTATATAAAAGAGAAAACGGAGGAAGTAACCATGACTAAGAAACAATTTAAAAAAGTATTATTAGCCTATTCAGGCGGTTTAGACACATCTGTCATTATTCCTTGGTTAAAGGAAAATTATGGTGACTGTGAAGTGATTGGTATGACTGGTAATGTCGGCCAGGAAGAAGATTGGGCTGCTGTTGAAGAAAAGGCCCACAATTCAGGTGCTAGCAAACTTTATATTGAAGATTTACGCCAAGAATTTATTGAAGACTATATCTTCCCAGCTATGCAAGCCGGTGCTAAATATGAGGGGACTTACTTATTAGGAACTGCTTACGCACGTCCTTTAATTGCTAAACGGATGGTAGAAATCGCCCACCAAGAGGGCTGTGATGCCATTGCCCACGGTTGCACTGGGAAGGGTAATGACCAAGTGCGTTTCGAGTTAGGAATCCGTGAGTTTGATCCAAGTATGCCTATTATTGCTCCTTGGCGGGAGTGGGATCTTAAGTCTCGGGAAGATGAATTTAAATATGCTGAAGCTCATAACATTCCGCTACCGATTACGCGGGAAACCAACTATTCTAAGGATGAAAATCTTTGGCACTTATCTCATGAAGGGCTAGATTTAGAAGACCCAAGTAAGCAACCTAGCTATGAAAAAATCCTTGAACTTGGTGTGTCACCAAAACAAGCACCTGATGAGTCAGCCTATGTGACCATTGATTTTGAACAAGGCATCCCAGTTGCCCTAGATGGTCAAAAATTATCGGCCTTAGAATTAGTAGAAAGCCTCAATGAGCTAGGTGGTAAATACGGAATTGGTATCCTCGATATTGTTGAAAATCGCTTGGTTGGTATGAAGTCACGGGGGGTTTATGAAACACCTGGTGGTACTATCCTCTACCATGCCCACCAAAAATTAGAACAAATTGTCTTAGATCGTGATACCATGCACTACAAACAACAAGTGGCCCTGAAGTATGCAGAGTTAGTCTATAATGGCCTGTGGTTCTCGCCATTACGGCAAGCTCTTCAAGCCTTTGTTGACCAGACTCAGGTTAATATGACTGGCCAAGTGAAATTAGAGCTCTACAAGGGTAATATTATTGATGCTGGGGTGACCAGCCCATATTCTCTTTATAGTGAAGAACTAGCGACCTTCGATGAAGATGATATCTATGCTCAAGATGATGCTGAAGGCTTTATTAAATTATTTGGTCTGCCGCAATCAGCCCGGGCCATGAAGGAACAGACCTGGAAAGGACAAAAATAAGTATGAAGCGTATCATTAATAAATTAGGACTAGTTGTCTTAGTAGTGAGCTTGGTGTTTGCTTGGCTAAGTCTTAGTATTAGTCAACAAGTCCAAGCGAGTGAGACTAGCAGCCAGGCCCAATCAGGTAATTTATTAGAAGACATAAAAAAACGTGGCGTTATTCGGATGGGCTTATCACCTGACTACCCACCTTATGAGTTTATCGTCCAAGAAAATGGTAAAAATACTGTTAAAGGGATCGATGTCTCAGTTGGACAAAAAATTGCTGATGATTTAGGGGTTAAGCTGGAAATTGTTGAGATGGAGTTCTCATCTTTACTTTCTTCTTTAGAAGCGGGCAATATCGATATGATTATCTCTGGTATGTCAGTGACACCAGAGCGGCAAAAATCAGTGGATTTCTCTAAGGTCTACGAAGTTTCTCCCCAAGTTTTTGTTATCCGTAAAAGTGACCAAGACAAGTTTCCCAATGGCGATGCTTTTGCATCAGGCGACCTGGTAATTGGTGTCCAACAGGGAACTATGCAAGAGCAGCTGGTTAAAGACCAGATGCCTCAAGCAGAAGTCTTTGTCATGTCTCAAGTCCCAGACTTAATTAATGCCCTGAGTACCGGCCAAATTGACGGTGTCCTGATGGATGAAACAGTCGGTGGGGCTCATGCGGCTGAACAGGATAACCTAGCAACCGTGCTAACCGATATTGATGTTGATGAAAATAACGGTAAGGCAGTGGTTGCCCCTAAAGGGGAAAGTGAGTTAGTGGCAGCTATCAATCAGTCGATTGATGAAATCCATGAAAATAATTTAATTGATGTTTATATGGAAGATGCTTTTGCGGCTATTGCTGATAGCCAGCAAACCTCTTGGTTAGACTATTGGCCTTACTTCTGGTCAGGATTAAAGACAACCCTTTTTGTCTCGCTCATTGGTATCCTAGTGGGTACTGTCTTAGGTAGCCTGGTTGCTATTCTACGCTTAGCTCAGATACCGGTGGCTAGCCAACTAGCAACCTTCATGGTGGAATTTATCCGCGGGACTCCACTAATGATTCAAGTGCTCTTTATGTTCTTAGGGGTCGGAGGTTTCTTCGGAATATCAGCTTTGACAGCTGGTTTGATTGCAATTTCAATTAATTCTGGGGCCTATGTGTCTGAGATTATTCGGGGTGGCTTGCAGGCGGTTGATAAGGGACAGACTGAGGCAGCCCGGTCACTTGGTCTAAATCAAAAGACTACCATGCAGAAGATTATTTTCCCGCAAGCACTGCGGTCCATCTGGCCTTCTCTTGGTAATG
Proteins encoded in this window:
- a CDS encoding argininosuccinate synthase, whose translation is MTKKQFKKVLLAYSGGLDTSVIIPWLKENYGDCEVIGMTGNVGQEEDWAAVEEKAHNSGASKLYIEDLRQEFIEDYIFPAMQAGAKYEGTYLLGTAYARPLIAKRMVEIAHQEGCDAIAHGCTGKGNDQVRFELGIREFDPSMPIIAPWREWDLKSREDEFKYAEAHNIPLPITRETNYSKDENLWHLSHEGLDLEDPSKQPSYEKILELGVSPKQAPDESAYVTIDFEQGIPVALDGQKLSALELVESLNELGGKYGIGILDIVENRLVGMKSRGVYETPGGTILYHAHQKLEQIVLDRDTMHYKQQVALKYAELVYNGLWFSPLRQALQAFVDQTQVNMTGQVKLELYKGNIIDAGVTSPYSLYSEELATFDEDDIYAQDDAEGFIKLFGLPQSARAMKEQTWKGQK
- a CDS encoding ABC transporter substrate-binding protein/permease gives rise to the protein MKRIINKLGLVVLVVSLVFAWLSLSISQQVQASETSSQAQSGNLLEDIKKRGVIRMGLSPDYPPYEFIVQENGKNTVKGIDVSVGQKIADDLGVKLEIVEMEFSSLLSSLEAGNIDMIISGMSVTPERQKSVDFSKVYEVSPQVFVIRKSDQDKFPNGDAFASGDLVIGVQQGTMQEQLVKDQMPQAEVFVMSQVPDLINALSTGQIDGVLMDETVGGAHAAEQDNLATVLTDIDVDENNGKAVVAPKGESELVAAINQSIDEIHENNLIDVYMEDAFAAIADSQQTSWLDYWPYFWSGLKTTLFVSLIGILVGTVLGSLVAILRLAQIPVASQLATFMVEFIRGTPLMIQVLFMFLGVGGFFGISALTAGLIAISINSGAYVSEIIRGGLQAVDKGQTEAARSLGLNQKTTMQKIIFPQALRSIWPSLGNEFITLIKESSIISTIGVAELTFQTRAVTSISYRGIIPLLISMVLYFILTFLLGKLLNHYERRMNAKY